A region from the Caldicellulosiruptor naganoensis genome encodes:
- a CDS encoding O-antigen ligase family protein, with amino-acid sequence MGKPFHFRLKERYLPFFIYLTFMANFFGSTLAYPRLSYLFLYRIFLGLLFVLICIDIILNGIEIKKFLNFSSYFLISWTAYSLLSFLWAQDIKNALRDQVFLTANILVVLIFMYYSNYVRWNVLENIILSSYIINIIVGYWEVVTDRHLWTSKIPLYNLHRTPSTFFSNPNDFATYLVLYLPFILNFIVRERVFTLRKIAALFAAIFSVPLLILTTSRANYIGFVLALIVYFFLIEKLEKREYLKYSLAIFLFLVILTGFRLDFGLFSKIGQMISTQLSSLFDFSASTLSSNVRRVLLIVYGLSFLYDYLFFGVGSGNSRVLMEKVRQYTVNVELHNWFMDVLVCYGIIVFVFYIIWIFYIIYKLLQIRVTKNELRLPAVSVIASIAAFGFSSVSSSKMIEMRIMWFLFALAVFIVSNFQGSEGEQRN; translated from the coding sequence ATGGGAAAACCTTTTCATTTTAGGTTGAAAGAGAGGTATCTTCCTTTTTTCATATACCTTACTTTTATGGCTAATTTTTTTGGCAGTACACTTGCGTATCCTCGTTTGAGTTACCTTTTTTTATACAGGATATTTTTAGGATTATTATTTGTGTTGATTTGCATAGATATAATTTTAAATGGTATTGAGATAAAGAAATTTTTAAATTTTTCTTCATATTTTTTAATTAGCTGGACTGCATATTCTTTACTCAGTTTTTTATGGGCTCAGGATATCAAAAATGCTCTTCGCGACCAAGTATTTTTAACTGCAAATATCTTGGTTGTTCTGATTTTTATGTACTACTCAAATTATGTCAGATGGAATGTTTTAGAAAACATTATTTTGTCTTCGTATATAATAAACATCATTGTTGGATACTGGGAGGTTGTAACAGATAGACATCTTTGGACATCCAAAATTCCTCTATATAACCTGCACAGGACGCCATCAACTTTTTTTTCAAACCCAAACGATTTTGCAACTTATTTGGTACTATACTTGCCATTTATTTTGAATTTTATTGTGCGTGAGAGAGTATTTACTTTAAGAAAAATTGCGGCTTTATTTGCTGCTATATTTTCAGTGCCTCTTTTAATACTCACTACCAGCAGGGCAAACTATATAGGTTTTGTTTTAGCTTTGATTGTCTATTTTTTCTTGATTGAGAAACTTGAAAAAAGGGAATATTTAAAGTATTCACTTGCTATTTTCTTGTTTTTAGTAATTCTCACTGGCTTTAGATTAGACTTCGGGCTTTTTAGCAAAATAGGTCAGATGATTTCAACACAGCTATCTTCACTCTTTGATTTTTCGGCAAGTACCCTTTCATCGAATGTAAGAAGAGTACTTTTAATAGTATATGGTCTTTCATTTTTATATGACTACCTTTTCTTTGGAGTTGGATCGGGTAATAGTAGGGTTTTGATGGAAAAGGTAAGACAGTATACGGTAAATGTAGAACTTCACAATTGGTTTATGGATGTACTTGTGTGCTATGGTATTATTGTGTTTGTATTTTACATAATTTGGATTTTCTATATAATATACAAACTGCTACAAATAAGGGTTACAAAAAATGAATTAAGATTGCCAGCAGTTTCAGTAATTGCTTCAATTGCTGCATTTGGTTTTTCGAGTGTAAGCTCTTCAAAGATGATAGAGATGAGAATTATGTGGTTTTTATTTGCACTTGCGGTTTTTATAGTATCAAATTTTCAAGGAAGTGAAGGAGAGCAAAGAAATTGA
- a CDS encoding acyltransferase produces the protein MRYISKNAKIGKNVEFGYFVVIEDDVVIGDNCKIGHNVVIKSGSVIGNNVEILDGTIIGKLPQKASMSRTTEDITLPPAVIENGVKIGAYSIIYRGAHISENVFIADLVTIRENVKVGSNTIIGRGVSIENKTTIGSYCKIETNAYITAISEIEDWAFVAPCVVTSNDNFAGRGKDRSKFFKGVTIKRGGRIGANATILPGKVIGEEGFVGAGSVVTKDVKPRKIVVGNPAKELRDVPPEQLLENQ, from the coding sequence ATGAGATATATAAGTAAGAATGCTAAAATAGGTAAAAATGTTGAATTCGGTTATTTTGTAGTGATAGAGGATGATGTTGTAATTGGAGATAACTGTAAAATTGGTCACAATGTTGTTATTAAAAGTGGAAGTGTAATAGGCAATAATGTAGAGATATTAGATGGCACAATTATAGGTAAGCTTCCTCAAAAGGCTTCAATGAGCAGGACAACAGAAGATATTACTTTGCCGCCAGCTGTGATAGAAAATGGTGTAAAAATTGGTGCTTACTCTATAATTTATAGAGGTGCTCATATCTCCGAAAACGTATTTATTGCTGACCTTGTAACAATAAGAGAAAATGTTAAAGTGGGGAGTAACACAATTATTGGAAGAGGAGTTAGCATAGAGAATAAGACCACTATAGGAAGCTATTGTAAAATAGAGACAAATGCGTACATTACAGCAATCTCGGAAATTGAAGATTGGGCGTTTGTTGCGCCGTGTGTTGTTACGTCAAATGACAACTTTGCAGGAAGAGGGAAGGACAGATCAAAGTTTTTCAAAGGTGTGACAATAAAGCGCGGTGGCAGGATCGGGGCAAATGCGACAATTTTGCCTGGGAAAGTGATTGGTGAGGAAGGGTTTGTAGGTGCTGGGAGTGTTGTGACAAAGGATGTCAAACCTCGCAAGATAGTAGTGGGAAATCCTGCAAAGGAGCTCAGAGATGTACCACCTGAACAACTTCTTGAAAACCAATAA
- a CDS encoding O-antigen ligase family protein, with amino-acid sequence MYHLNNFLKTNKTEIILSIVGIILFQLVRFSYIPFYLFLLTVVISVFYYYKPKLKFEIIELIPLFFYIVMIILSTIFYKNAIEKNKAILGVINAFIIPALFYIVFVVAGNNLFYRIKKVWIFVFVIALLVCIVEYLYYLLFKSYRERTISVFFNPNTFAFFLVMVYPFVLSFLKNDRQRITGTLIIFLGILLSGSRTGFLVYLLEALLINIRLVKKNIVKIFIGFGIVLSLFLPKIAYRIPKFSDIYSTKNAVGQRIFAIEFVLNYFKHRNLFEGIGPAQFESFFRSLKAPGIVALHSVHNLFLNALIEYGIIGYGMFVFLVYFLIFVTTFNMSRSKKGFDWVVFVGLICITIFQMFDMAEITNVRMVVVNLIYVYYIALVLRKFRRWRQENGKTFSF; translated from the coding sequence ATGTACCACCTGAACAACTTCTTGAAAACCAATAAGACTGAGATTATTTTGAGTATAGTTGGAATAATTTTATTTCAGCTTGTGCGGTTTTCTTATATACCCTTTTATCTTTTTCTATTAACTGTTGTTATTTCAGTATTTTACTACTATAAACCAAAGTTAAAATTTGAAATAATTGAGCTTATTCCACTGTTTTTCTACATTGTAATGATTATCTTAAGTACAATATTTTACAAAAATGCTATAGAAAAGAACAAAGCTATTTTAGGAGTGATAAATGCTTTTATTATTCCAGCTTTGTTCTACATTGTATTCGTTGTGGCTGGAAATAATCTGTTTTACCGAATTAAAAAAGTATGGATTTTCGTGTTTGTTATTGCACTTTTAGTTTGCATAGTTGAGTATTTATATTATCTACTGTTTAAATCATATAGAGAAAGAACAATTTCAGTATTTTTCAATCCAAATACATTTGCGTTTTTTTTAGTAATGGTTTATCCTTTTGTATTGAGCTTTTTAAAAAATGACAGGCAAAGAATTACGGGTACACTCATCATATTCTTGGGGATTTTGCTATCTGGTTCAAGGACAGGATTTTTGGTGTATCTCCTTGAGGCGCTGCTTATTAATATAAGGCTTGTTAAAAAAAATATAGTGAAAATTTTTATAGGTTTCGGCATAGTTTTAAGTTTGTTTTTACCCAAGATTGCATATAGAATTCCAAAATTTTCTGATATATACAGCACAAAAAATGCTGTAGGGCAGAGAATCTTTGCCATAGAGTTTGTTCTAAATTATTTTAAACACAGAAATTTATTTGAAGGAATTGGACCGGCACAGTTTGAGAGTTTTTTTAGAAGCTTAAAAGCTCCAGGGATTGTAGCTCTTCACTCAGTGCATAATTTGTTTTTAAATGCTCTTATAGAGTATGGTATAATAGGATATGGGATGTTTGTTTTTTTAGTTTATTTCCTTATTTTTGTTACTACGTTTAATATGTCAAGATCAAAAAAAGGTTTTGATTGGGTAGTATTTGTGGGATTGATTTGTATTACAATATTTCAGATGTTTGATATGGCTGAGATAACAAATGTGAGAATGGTGGTTGTGAATTTGATTTATGTTTATTATATAGCTTTAGTTTTGCGAAAATTTAGAAGGTGGAGACAAGAGAATGGGAAAACCTTTTCATTTTAG